From a single Rutidosis leptorrhynchoides isolate AG116_Rl617_1_P2 chromosome 5, CSIRO_AGI_Rlap_v1, whole genome shotgun sequence genomic region:
- the LOC139850226 gene encoding protein NDR1-like — MGYVIRCRSFIILVLATITTVIVVCVYYTTPSDPSFTINDFYVSALNLSDISSTTTTANQTLFFDLKLHNKNKAMGAFYDPVQVTFSYVPNIKLTFVVAEFTIPKFDQHSRRSKHVRETVTTRGIVPYNRNVTSSVFIVDVLTKVGFTSPAYRKKGTVHVVANVRVGQNGQKDTKKGIKLFDSGADEFGHGYGGLKMQIGLLILLEVLLNSRVG; from the coding sequence ATGGGATATGTCATAAGATGCCGGTCCTTCATCATATTAGTGTTAGCGACCATTACAACAGTGATTGTTGTATGTGTGTATTACACCACCCCATCAGATCCTTCTTTTACCATCAATGATTTTTACGTCTCCGCTCTAAACTTATCAGACATTTCCTCCACTACCACCACCGCCAATCAGACCCTCTTCTTCGACTTGAAACTCCATAACAAGAATAAGGCCATGGGAGCTTTCTATGATCCAGTTCAAGTCACATTTTCTTACGTCCCCAATATCAAATTGACTTTCGTTGTAGCAGAATTCACCATACCCAAGTTTGACCAACATAGCCGCAGAAGCAAGCATGTGAGAGAAACCGTGACTACTCGTGGCATAGTCCCTTATAATAGGAATGTGACGTCATCTGTTTTTATTGTAGATGTGCTCACTAAAGTTGGGTTTACGTCACCTGCGTACCGTAAGAAGGGGACAGTTCATGTGGTAGCCAACGTGAGAGTCGGACAAAATGGACAGAAGGATACAAAGAAAGGCATTAAACTCTTTGATTCTGGTGCAGATGAATTTGGGCATGGGTATGGTGGTTTAAAGATGCAAATAGGATTATTGATcctgttggaggttttattaaattctCGTGTAggataa